The proteins below come from a single Calditerricola satsumensis genomic window:
- a CDS encoding excalibur calcium-binding domain-containing protein, whose protein sequence is MPKPKTTGYNGPFDPFGPDRDCSDFKTQKEAQAFFEAAGGPEKDPHRLDPDKDGVACESLP, encoded by the coding sequence GTGCCGAAACCGAAAACCACGGGTTATAACGGTCCCTTTGATCCCTTTGGTCCTGATCGGGACTGTTCGGACTTTAAAACCCAAAAGGAAGCGCAGGCCTTCTTTGAAGCGGCAGGAGGACCAGAGAAAGACCCACATCGGTTGGATCCGGATAAAGATGGGGTGGCGTGTGAGTCCCTGCCGTAG